Proteins encoded together in one Venturia canescens isolate UGA chromosome 10, ASM1945775v1, whole genome shotgun sequence window:
- the bma gene encoding SCY1-like protein 2 isoform X1, with translation MFIFKNTSTPNVIESNPIWSEFEVRSHTPAATAGPEHAWRIFDAYRKSDQQEVSVFVFEKRSVEKLIKPRRKETITEILRGCPRFLEEYRHPKLLQVITPVKECAETLAFATEPVLGSLANVLAYMEQSAMLTNQTSNSIANQQNPHQNPGHRPVMVKQYDMLAMEIKYGLIQITEALAFLHYNCKVIHRNVCPSSIIITKKGTWKLSGLDFIERFEENGMDRMPCQSWTHKLSKMMQPNLDYTAPEIQQHKYCTISSDMFSLGMVIASIYNDGRSLIQANHSATDYLRQIDGLEAQVMSIMSKVPVPLQEAVSKLLQVEPAGRPQAQLLALIRYFSDPSVHALQFLDVISMKDPSQKAHFYRTTLKEVLHYIPRKLWYQHIWPYLQAESKLQEVFAAVLHPMLYIIQQGTVEDYENIILPSFRELFSAPRPIQGTVVLLENLHHILEKTPREIVRDDMLPMLYQSFDSPNIQILNAAYVAVTNVTDYLREEGTLRRIALPKLIFAFENTATDARVLMNALQRILDLLDVQQINDDLYPLLWEMKLQEPEVIVRAVHIYRILMSNQKYGLTLNLMATKVMPLLLPVTVNPSLNIDQFSLLIEVLQEMLTHIERNRGSQLKLDNLSLPSPERRQSRHRYSTENVHFNIPGLRIEQRKTSSAEDMARKNSFAQWHSRSTAGSMSLAASAENMSRKNSVGAFFGGLWFGNSSSQNEGSFLRVSNAFPTRRLSDNTLMTPKIQIAASCVSSPGGTPSGGLPIRRHSSTGPQERRGSNINLSPPTVMQQGGGLPITSSSVPYLLNSSWTSIRNSRRPSVSSTSSQQGPGLLQHLGTGMVRQLPPICLNLNGPTPPTLSPSFQPSGQPSH, from the exons ATGTTTATCTTCAAGAACACCAGTACACCTAACGTCATAGAGTCTAATCCGATTTGGAGTGAGTTCGAGGTGCGAAGTCACACTCCCGCGGCCACAGCCGGTCCCGAGCATGCCTGGAGGATTTTCGACGCCTACAGAAAGAGCGATCAACAA GAGGTCTCGGTGTTCGTGTTCGAGAAGCGTTCCGTGGAAAAGCTTATTAAGCCACGTCGCAAAGAAACTATCACGGAAATTCTCCGGGGTTGTCCACGTTTCCTCGAAGAATATCGACATCCGAAATTGCTTCAG GTGATAACTCCGGTGAAAGAATGCGCGGAAACTTTGGCCTTTGCGACCGAGCCGGTCCTCGGAAGTCTCGCAAACGTTTTGGCCTACATGGAACAGAGTGCGATGTTGACCAATCAGACCTCAAACTCGATCGCCAATCAACAAAATCCTCATCAGAATCCTGGCCATCGTCCTGTCATGGTTAAGCAGTACGACATGCTGGCGATGGAAATCAAATATGGATTAATACAG ATCACCGAAGCACTCGCCTTTCTTCACTACAATTGCAAAGTCATTCACAGAAACGTTTGCCCGAGCAGTATCATAATCACGAAAAAGGGAACGTGGAAACTCTCCGGACTCGATTTCATCG AACGCTTCGAAGAGAACGGTATGGACAGGATGCCCTGTCAATCTTGGACTCACAAGCTGTCAAAAATGATGCAACCGAATCTCGACTACACAG CACCGGAAATCCAGCAGCACAAATACTGCACCATAAGCAGCGACATGTTCAGTTTAGGGATGGTCATTGCATCGATATACAACGACGGTCGGTCGCTCATACAAGCGAATCACAGTGCGACGGATTACCTTCGCCAAATAGACGGC CTGGAAGCCCAAGTGATGAGCATAATGTCGAAGGTGCCAGTCCCCCTCCAGGAAGCCGTGTCAAAGCTCCTGCAAGTGGAGCCCGCAGGGAGGCCTCAAGCCCAGCTTCTCGCGCTCATAAGATACTTCAG CGATCCCTCGGTTCATGCTCTACAATTTTTAGACGTCATTAGCATGAAGGATCCCAGTCAAAAAGCTCATTTCTACAGAACCACCCTCAAAGAAGTGCTTCATTACATACCACGT AAATTATGGTACCAACACATCTGGCCTTACCTGCAAGCCGAGTCGAAATTGCAGGAAGTTTTTGCGGCAGTTCTTCATCCGATGCTGTACATCATTCAGCAGGGAACAGTCGAGGATTACGAGAACATTATATTACCGTCATTCCG CGAACTCTTCTCCGCTCCCAGGCCCATCCAGGGGACGGTTGTACTCCTGGAAAACTTGCATCACATTCTGGAAAAAACGCCGAGGGAAATCGTACGCGATGACATGCTTCCGATGCTTTATCAATCTTTCGACAGTCCCAACATTCAGATCCTG AACGCAGCGTACGTGGCCGTGACCAACGTCACCGACTACCTTCGAGAGGAAGGAACCCTGCGCAGAATAGCATTGCCCAAGCTCATATTCGCCTTCGAGAACACGGCGACTGACGCCCGGGTTCTGATGAACGCTCTCCAGAGAATCCTGGACCTTCTCGACGTCCAACAAATCAACGACGACCTTTACCCTCTGCTCTGGGAAATGAAGCTCCAAGAACCGGAAGTAATCGTCCGTGCCGTTC ACATTTACAGGATTCTGATGAGCAACCAGAAGTACGGACTCACCTTGAATCTGATGGCGACGAAAGTGATGCCGCTACTGCTTCCGGTCACCGTTAATCCGTCCCTCAATATCGACCAGTTCAGCCTGCTCATCGAAGTCCTGCAGGAAATGCTGACGCACATTGAAAG GAACCGTGGGAGCCAATTAAAACTAGACAATCTCTCGCTACCGAGTCCGGAGAGACGACAATCGAGACACCGTTACAGCACTGAGAACGTCCACTTCAATATTCCTGGTTTGCGTATAGAACAGCGAAAGACATCGTCCGCTGAGGACATGGCACGAAAGAATTCATTTG CTCAATGGCACTCTCGTTCGACCGCAGGTTCCATGTCGCTGGCAGCCTCGGCTGAGAATATGAGTAGGAAGAACTCTGTTGGGG CATTTTTCGGTGGATTGTGGTTTGGCAATTCGTCGTCACAAAACGAGGGAAGCTTTTTGAGAGTATCCAACGCTTTCCCGACCCGTCGTTTGTCCGACAACACGCTGATGACACCGAAAATACAAATCGCTGCTTCCTGCGTCAGTTCCCCCGGGGGAACACCTTCCGGGGGCCTACCCATTCGCCGGCATTCGAGCACAGGACCTCAGGAACGACGAGGATCGAATATTAATCTTTCGCCTCCAACGGTAATGCAACAA GGTGGTGGTTTGCCGATAACAAGCAGCAGCGTGCCGTATCTACTGAACTCGAGTTGGACCAGCATAAGGAACTCGAGGCGTCCGTCAGTCTCGTCGACGTCATCGCAGCAAGGACCTGGACTGCTCCAGCATCTGGGCACCGGCATGGTAAGACAACTACCCCCCATCTGCCTCAACCTGAATGGACCAACACCACCAACACTCTCTCCATCATTCCAGCCATCGGGACAGCCTTCCCACTGA
- the bma gene encoding SCY1-like protein 2 isoform X4: MFIFKNTSTPNVIESNPIWSEFEVRSHTPAATAGPEHAWRIFDAYRKSDQQEVSVFVFEKRSVEKLIKPRRKETITEILRGCPRFLEEYRHPKLLQVITPVKECAETLAFATEPVLGSLANVLAYMEQSAMLTNQTSNSIANQQNPHQNPGHRPVMVKQYDMLAMEIKYGLIQITEALAFLHYNCKVIHRNVCPSSIIITKKGTWKLSGLDFIERFEENGMDRMPCQSWTHKLSKMMQPNLDYTAPEIQQHKYCTISSDMFSLGMVIASIYNDGRSLIQANHSATDYLRQIDGLEAQVMSIMSKVPVPLQEAVSKLLQVEPAGRPQAQLLALIRYFSDPSVHALQFLDVISMKDPSQKAHFYRTTLKEVLHYIPRKLWYQHIWPYLQAESKLQEVFAAVLHPMLYIIQQGTVEDYENIILPSFRELFSAPRPIQGTVVLLENLHHILEKTPREIVRDDMLPMLYQSFDSPNIQILNAAYVAVTNVTDYLREEGTLRRIALPKLIFAFENTATDARVLMNALQRILDLLDVQQINDDLYPLLWEMKLQEPEVIVRAVHIYRILMSNQKYGLTLNLMATKVMPLLLPVTVNPSLNIDQFSLLIEVLQEMLTHIERNRGSQLKLDNLSLPSPERRQSRHRYSTENVHFNIPGLRIEQRKTSSAEDMARKNSFGSMSLAASAENMSRKNSVGAFFGGLWFGNSSSQNEGSFLRVSNAFPTRRLSDNTLMTPKIQIAASCVSSPGGTPSGGLPIRRHSSTGPQERRGSNINLSPPTGGGLPITSSSVPYLLNSSWTSIRNSRRPSVSSTSSQQGPGLLQHLGTGMVRQLPPICLNLNGPTPPTLSPSFQPSGQPSH; the protein is encoded by the exons ATGTTTATCTTCAAGAACACCAGTACACCTAACGTCATAGAGTCTAATCCGATTTGGAGTGAGTTCGAGGTGCGAAGTCACACTCCCGCGGCCACAGCCGGTCCCGAGCATGCCTGGAGGATTTTCGACGCCTACAGAAAGAGCGATCAACAA GAGGTCTCGGTGTTCGTGTTCGAGAAGCGTTCCGTGGAAAAGCTTATTAAGCCACGTCGCAAAGAAACTATCACGGAAATTCTCCGGGGTTGTCCACGTTTCCTCGAAGAATATCGACATCCGAAATTGCTTCAG GTGATAACTCCGGTGAAAGAATGCGCGGAAACTTTGGCCTTTGCGACCGAGCCGGTCCTCGGAAGTCTCGCAAACGTTTTGGCCTACATGGAACAGAGTGCGATGTTGACCAATCAGACCTCAAACTCGATCGCCAATCAACAAAATCCTCATCAGAATCCTGGCCATCGTCCTGTCATGGTTAAGCAGTACGACATGCTGGCGATGGAAATCAAATATGGATTAATACAG ATCACCGAAGCACTCGCCTTTCTTCACTACAATTGCAAAGTCATTCACAGAAACGTTTGCCCGAGCAGTATCATAATCACGAAAAAGGGAACGTGGAAACTCTCCGGACTCGATTTCATCG AACGCTTCGAAGAGAACGGTATGGACAGGATGCCCTGTCAATCTTGGACTCACAAGCTGTCAAAAATGATGCAACCGAATCTCGACTACACAG CACCGGAAATCCAGCAGCACAAATACTGCACCATAAGCAGCGACATGTTCAGTTTAGGGATGGTCATTGCATCGATATACAACGACGGTCGGTCGCTCATACAAGCGAATCACAGTGCGACGGATTACCTTCGCCAAATAGACGGC CTGGAAGCCCAAGTGATGAGCATAATGTCGAAGGTGCCAGTCCCCCTCCAGGAAGCCGTGTCAAAGCTCCTGCAAGTGGAGCCCGCAGGGAGGCCTCAAGCCCAGCTTCTCGCGCTCATAAGATACTTCAG CGATCCCTCGGTTCATGCTCTACAATTTTTAGACGTCATTAGCATGAAGGATCCCAGTCAAAAAGCTCATTTCTACAGAACCACCCTCAAAGAAGTGCTTCATTACATACCACGT AAATTATGGTACCAACACATCTGGCCTTACCTGCAAGCCGAGTCGAAATTGCAGGAAGTTTTTGCGGCAGTTCTTCATCCGATGCTGTACATCATTCAGCAGGGAACAGTCGAGGATTACGAGAACATTATATTACCGTCATTCCG CGAACTCTTCTCCGCTCCCAGGCCCATCCAGGGGACGGTTGTACTCCTGGAAAACTTGCATCACATTCTGGAAAAAACGCCGAGGGAAATCGTACGCGATGACATGCTTCCGATGCTTTATCAATCTTTCGACAGTCCCAACATTCAGATCCTG AACGCAGCGTACGTGGCCGTGACCAACGTCACCGACTACCTTCGAGAGGAAGGAACCCTGCGCAGAATAGCATTGCCCAAGCTCATATTCGCCTTCGAGAACACGGCGACTGACGCCCGGGTTCTGATGAACGCTCTCCAGAGAATCCTGGACCTTCTCGACGTCCAACAAATCAACGACGACCTTTACCCTCTGCTCTGGGAAATGAAGCTCCAAGAACCGGAAGTAATCGTCCGTGCCGTTC ACATTTACAGGATTCTGATGAGCAACCAGAAGTACGGACTCACCTTGAATCTGATGGCGACGAAAGTGATGCCGCTACTGCTTCCGGTCACCGTTAATCCGTCCCTCAATATCGACCAGTTCAGCCTGCTCATCGAAGTCCTGCAGGAAATGCTGACGCACATTGAAAG GAACCGTGGGAGCCAATTAAAACTAGACAATCTCTCGCTACCGAGTCCGGAGAGACGACAATCGAGACACCGTTACAGCACTGAGAACGTCCACTTCAATATTCCTGGTTTGCGTATAGAACAGCGAAAGACATCGTCCGCTGAGGACATGGCACGAAAGAATTCATTTG GTTCCATGTCGCTGGCAGCCTCGGCTGAGAATATGAGTAGGAAGAACTCTGTTGGGG CATTTTTCGGTGGATTGTGGTTTGGCAATTCGTCGTCACAAAACGAGGGAAGCTTTTTGAGAGTATCCAACGCTTTCCCGACCCGTCGTTTGTCCGACAACACGCTGATGACACCGAAAATACAAATCGCTGCTTCCTGCGTCAGTTCCCCCGGGGGAACACCTTCCGGGGGCCTACCCATTCGCCGGCATTCGAGCACAGGACCTCAGGAACGACGAGGATCGAATATTAATCTTTCGCCTCCAACG GGTGGTGGTTTGCCGATAACAAGCAGCAGCGTGCCGTATCTACTGAACTCGAGTTGGACCAGCATAAGGAACTCGAGGCGTCCGTCAGTCTCGTCGACGTCATCGCAGCAAGGACCTGGACTGCTCCAGCATCTGGGCACCGGCATGGTAAGACAACTACCCCCCATCTGCCTCAACCTGAATGGACCAACACCACCAACACTCTCTCCATCATTCCAGCCATCGGGACAGCCTTCCCACTGA
- the bma gene encoding SCY1-like protein 2 isoform X2 — MFIFKNTSTPNVIESNPIWSEFEVRSHTPAATAGPEHAWRIFDAYRKSDQQEVSVFVFEKRSVEKLIKPRRKETITEILRGCPRFLEEYRHPKLLQVITPVKECAETLAFATEPVLGSLANVLAYMEQSAMLTNQTSNSIANQQNPHQNPGHRPVMVKQYDMLAMEIKYGLIQITEALAFLHYNCKVIHRNVCPSSIIITKKGTWKLSGLDFIERFEENGMDRMPCQSWTHKLSKMMQPNLDYTAPEIQQHKYCTISSDMFSLGMVIASIYNDGRSLIQANHSATDYLRQIDGLEAQVMSIMSKVPVPLQEAVSKLLQVEPAGRPQAQLLALIRYFSDPSVHALQFLDVISMKDPSQKAHFYRTTLKEVLHYIPRKLWYQHIWPYLQAESKLQEVFAAVLHPMLYIIQQGTVEDYENIILPSFRELFSAPRPIQGTVVLLENLHHILEKTPREIVRDDMLPMLYQSFDSPNIQILNAAYVAVTNVTDYLREEGTLRRIALPKLIFAFENTATDARVLMNALQRILDLLDVQQINDDLYPLLWEMKLQEPEVIVRAVHIYRILMSNQKYGLTLNLMATKVMPLLLPVTVNPSLNIDQFSLLIEVLQEMLTHIERNRGSQLKLDNLSLPSPERRQSRHRYSTENVHFNIPGLRIEQRKTSSAEDMARKNSFAQWHSRSTAGSMSLAASAENMSRKNSVGAFFGGLWFGNSSSQNEGSFLRVSNAFPTRRLSDNTLMTPKIQIAASCVSSPGGTPSGGLPIRRHSSTGPQERRGSNINLSPPTGGGLPITSSSVPYLLNSSWTSIRNSRRPSVSSTSSQQGPGLLQHLGTGMVRQLPPICLNLNGPTPPTLSPSFQPSGQPSH; from the exons ATGTTTATCTTCAAGAACACCAGTACACCTAACGTCATAGAGTCTAATCCGATTTGGAGTGAGTTCGAGGTGCGAAGTCACACTCCCGCGGCCACAGCCGGTCCCGAGCATGCCTGGAGGATTTTCGACGCCTACAGAAAGAGCGATCAACAA GAGGTCTCGGTGTTCGTGTTCGAGAAGCGTTCCGTGGAAAAGCTTATTAAGCCACGTCGCAAAGAAACTATCACGGAAATTCTCCGGGGTTGTCCACGTTTCCTCGAAGAATATCGACATCCGAAATTGCTTCAG GTGATAACTCCGGTGAAAGAATGCGCGGAAACTTTGGCCTTTGCGACCGAGCCGGTCCTCGGAAGTCTCGCAAACGTTTTGGCCTACATGGAACAGAGTGCGATGTTGACCAATCAGACCTCAAACTCGATCGCCAATCAACAAAATCCTCATCAGAATCCTGGCCATCGTCCTGTCATGGTTAAGCAGTACGACATGCTGGCGATGGAAATCAAATATGGATTAATACAG ATCACCGAAGCACTCGCCTTTCTTCACTACAATTGCAAAGTCATTCACAGAAACGTTTGCCCGAGCAGTATCATAATCACGAAAAAGGGAACGTGGAAACTCTCCGGACTCGATTTCATCG AACGCTTCGAAGAGAACGGTATGGACAGGATGCCCTGTCAATCTTGGACTCACAAGCTGTCAAAAATGATGCAACCGAATCTCGACTACACAG CACCGGAAATCCAGCAGCACAAATACTGCACCATAAGCAGCGACATGTTCAGTTTAGGGATGGTCATTGCATCGATATACAACGACGGTCGGTCGCTCATACAAGCGAATCACAGTGCGACGGATTACCTTCGCCAAATAGACGGC CTGGAAGCCCAAGTGATGAGCATAATGTCGAAGGTGCCAGTCCCCCTCCAGGAAGCCGTGTCAAAGCTCCTGCAAGTGGAGCCCGCAGGGAGGCCTCAAGCCCAGCTTCTCGCGCTCATAAGATACTTCAG CGATCCCTCGGTTCATGCTCTACAATTTTTAGACGTCATTAGCATGAAGGATCCCAGTCAAAAAGCTCATTTCTACAGAACCACCCTCAAAGAAGTGCTTCATTACATACCACGT AAATTATGGTACCAACACATCTGGCCTTACCTGCAAGCCGAGTCGAAATTGCAGGAAGTTTTTGCGGCAGTTCTTCATCCGATGCTGTACATCATTCAGCAGGGAACAGTCGAGGATTACGAGAACATTATATTACCGTCATTCCG CGAACTCTTCTCCGCTCCCAGGCCCATCCAGGGGACGGTTGTACTCCTGGAAAACTTGCATCACATTCTGGAAAAAACGCCGAGGGAAATCGTACGCGATGACATGCTTCCGATGCTTTATCAATCTTTCGACAGTCCCAACATTCAGATCCTG AACGCAGCGTACGTGGCCGTGACCAACGTCACCGACTACCTTCGAGAGGAAGGAACCCTGCGCAGAATAGCATTGCCCAAGCTCATATTCGCCTTCGAGAACACGGCGACTGACGCCCGGGTTCTGATGAACGCTCTCCAGAGAATCCTGGACCTTCTCGACGTCCAACAAATCAACGACGACCTTTACCCTCTGCTCTGGGAAATGAAGCTCCAAGAACCGGAAGTAATCGTCCGTGCCGTTC ACATTTACAGGATTCTGATGAGCAACCAGAAGTACGGACTCACCTTGAATCTGATGGCGACGAAAGTGATGCCGCTACTGCTTCCGGTCACCGTTAATCCGTCCCTCAATATCGACCAGTTCAGCCTGCTCATCGAAGTCCTGCAGGAAATGCTGACGCACATTGAAAG GAACCGTGGGAGCCAATTAAAACTAGACAATCTCTCGCTACCGAGTCCGGAGAGACGACAATCGAGACACCGTTACAGCACTGAGAACGTCCACTTCAATATTCCTGGTTTGCGTATAGAACAGCGAAAGACATCGTCCGCTGAGGACATGGCACGAAAGAATTCATTTG CTCAATGGCACTCTCGTTCGACCGCAGGTTCCATGTCGCTGGCAGCCTCGGCTGAGAATATGAGTAGGAAGAACTCTGTTGGGG CATTTTTCGGTGGATTGTGGTTTGGCAATTCGTCGTCACAAAACGAGGGAAGCTTTTTGAGAGTATCCAACGCTTTCCCGACCCGTCGTTTGTCCGACAACACGCTGATGACACCGAAAATACAAATCGCTGCTTCCTGCGTCAGTTCCCCCGGGGGAACACCTTCCGGGGGCCTACCCATTCGCCGGCATTCGAGCACAGGACCTCAGGAACGACGAGGATCGAATATTAATCTTTCGCCTCCAACG GGTGGTGGTTTGCCGATAACAAGCAGCAGCGTGCCGTATCTACTGAACTCGAGTTGGACCAGCATAAGGAACTCGAGGCGTCCGTCAGTCTCGTCGACGTCATCGCAGCAAGGACCTGGACTGCTCCAGCATCTGGGCACCGGCATGGTAAGACAACTACCCCCCATCTGCCTCAACCTGAATGGACCAACACCACCAACACTCTCTCCATCATTCCAGCCATCGGGACAGCCTTCCCACTGA
- the bma gene encoding SCY1-like protein 2 isoform X5 gives MFIFKNTSTPNVIESNPIWSEFEVRSHTPAATAGPEHAWRIFDAYRKSDQQEVSVFVFEKRSVEKLIKPRRKETITEILRGCPRFLEEYRHPKLLQVITPVKECAETLAFATEPVLGSLANVLAYMEQSAMLTNQTSNSIANQQNPHQNPGHRPVMVKQYDMLAMEIKYGLIQITEALAFLHYNCKVIHRNVCPSSIIITKKGTWKLSGLDFIERFEENGMDRMPCQSWTHKLSKMMQPNLDYTAPEIQQHKYCTISSDMFSLGMVIASIYNDGRSLIQANHSATDYLRQIDGLEAQVMSIMSKVPVPLQEAVSKLLQVEPAGRPQAQLLALIRYFSDPSVHALQFLDVISMKDPSQKAHFYRTTLKEVLHYIPRKLWYQHIWPYLQAESKLQEVFAAVLHPMLYIIQQGTVEDYENIILPSFRELFSAPRPIQGTVVLLENLHHILEKTPREIVRDDMLPMLYQSFDSPNIQILNAAYVAVTNVTDYLREEGTLRRIALPKLIFAFENTATDARVLMNALQRILDLLDVQQINDDLYPLLWEMKLQEPEVIVRAVHIYRILMSNQKYGLTLNLMATKVMPLLLPVTVNPSLNIDQFSLLIEVLQEMLTHIERNRGSQLKLDNLSLPSPERRQSRHRYSTENVHFNIPGLRIEQRKTSSAEDMARKNSFAQWHSRSTAGSMSLAASAENMSRKNSVGAFFGGLWFGNSSSQNEGSFLRVSNAFPTRRLSDNTLMTPKIQIAASCVSSPGGTPSGGLPIRRHSSTGPQERRGSNINLSPPTVMQQGGGLPITSSSVPYLLNSSWTSIRNSRRPSVSSTSSQQGPGLLQHLGTGMCQLFSGRS, from the exons ATGTTTATCTTCAAGAACACCAGTACACCTAACGTCATAGAGTCTAATCCGATTTGGAGTGAGTTCGAGGTGCGAAGTCACACTCCCGCGGCCACAGCCGGTCCCGAGCATGCCTGGAGGATTTTCGACGCCTACAGAAAGAGCGATCAACAA GAGGTCTCGGTGTTCGTGTTCGAGAAGCGTTCCGTGGAAAAGCTTATTAAGCCACGTCGCAAAGAAACTATCACGGAAATTCTCCGGGGTTGTCCACGTTTCCTCGAAGAATATCGACATCCGAAATTGCTTCAG GTGATAACTCCGGTGAAAGAATGCGCGGAAACTTTGGCCTTTGCGACCGAGCCGGTCCTCGGAAGTCTCGCAAACGTTTTGGCCTACATGGAACAGAGTGCGATGTTGACCAATCAGACCTCAAACTCGATCGCCAATCAACAAAATCCTCATCAGAATCCTGGCCATCGTCCTGTCATGGTTAAGCAGTACGACATGCTGGCGATGGAAATCAAATATGGATTAATACAG ATCACCGAAGCACTCGCCTTTCTTCACTACAATTGCAAAGTCATTCACAGAAACGTTTGCCCGAGCAGTATCATAATCACGAAAAAGGGAACGTGGAAACTCTCCGGACTCGATTTCATCG AACGCTTCGAAGAGAACGGTATGGACAGGATGCCCTGTCAATCTTGGACTCACAAGCTGTCAAAAATGATGCAACCGAATCTCGACTACACAG CACCGGAAATCCAGCAGCACAAATACTGCACCATAAGCAGCGACATGTTCAGTTTAGGGATGGTCATTGCATCGATATACAACGACGGTCGGTCGCTCATACAAGCGAATCACAGTGCGACGGATTACCTTCGCCAAATAGACGGC CTGGAAGCCCAAGTGATGAGCATAATGTCGAAGGTGCCAGTCCCCCTCCAGGAAGCCGTGTCAAAGCTCCTGCAAGTGGAGCCCGCAGGGAGGCCTCAAGCCCAGCTTCTCGCGCTCATAAGATACTTCAG CGATCCCTCGGTTCATGCTCTACAATTTTTAGACGTCATTAGCATGAAGGATCCCAGTCAAAAAGCTCATTTCTACAGAACCACCCTCAAAGAAGTGCTTCATTACATACCACGT AAATTATGGTACCAACACATCTGGCCTTACCTGCAAGCCGAGTCGAAATTGCAGGAAGTTTTTGCGGCAGTTCTTCATCCGATGCTGTACATCATTCAGCAGGGAACAGTCGAGGATTACGAGAACATTATATTACCGTCATTCCG CGAACTCTTCTCCGCTCCCAGGCCCATCCAGGGGACGGTTGTACTCCTGGAAAACTTGCATCACATTCTGGAAAAAACGCCGAGGGAAATCGTACGCGATGACATGCTTCCGATGCTTTATCAATCTTTCGACAGTCCCAACATTCAGATCCTG AACGCAGCGTACGTGGCCGTGACCAACGTCACCGACTACCTTCGAGAGGAAGGAACCCTGCGCAGAATAGCATTGCCCAAGCTCATATTCGCCTTCGAGAACACGGCGACTGACGCCCGGGTTCTGATGAACGCTCTCCAGAGAATCCTGGACCTTCTCGACGTCCAACAAATCAACGACGACCTTTACCCTCTGCTCTGGGAAATGAAGCTCCAAGAACCGGAAGTAATCGTCCGTGCCGTTC ACATTTACAGGATTCTGATGAGCAACCAGAAGTACGGACTCACCTTGAATCTGATGGCGACGAAAGTGATGCCGCTACTGCTTCCGGTCACCGTTAATCCGTCCCTCAATATCGACCAGTTCAGCCTGCTCATCGAAGTCCTGCAGGAAATGCTGACGCACATTGAAAG GAACCGTGGGAGCCAATTAAAACTAGACAATCTCTCGCTACCGAGTCCGGAGAGACGACAATCGAGACACCGTTACAGCACTGAGAACGTCCACTTCAATATTCCTGGTTTGCGTATAGAACAGCGAAAGACATCGTCCGCTGAGGACATGGCACGAAAGAATTCATTTG CTCAATGGCACTCTCGTTCGACCGCAGGTTCCATGTCGCTGGCAGCCTCGGCTGAGAATATGAGTAGGAAGAACTCTGTTGGGG CATTTTTCGGTGGATTGTGGTTTGGCAATTCGTCGTCACAAAACGAGGGAAGCTTTTTGAGAGTATCCAACGCTTTCCCGACCCGTCGTTTGTCCGACAACACGCTGATGACACCGAAAATACAAATCGCTGCTTCCTGCGTCAGTTCCCCCGGGGGAACACCTTCCGGGGGCCTACCCATTCGCCGGCATTCGAGCACAGGACCTCAGGAACGACGAGGATCGAATATTAATCTTTCGCCTCCAACGGTAATGCAACAA GGTGGTGGTTTGCCGATAACAAGCAGCAGCGTGCCGTATCTACTGAACTCGAGTTGGACCAGCATAAGGAACTCGAGGCGTCCGTCAGTCTCGTCGACGTCATCGCAGCAAGGACCTGGACTGCTCCAGCATCTGGGCACCGGCATG TGTCAACTGTTTTCCGGGCGATCGTAA